From the Quercus lobata isolate SW786 chromosome 6, ValleyOak3.0 Primary Assembly, whole genome shotgun sequence genome, one window contains:
- the LOC115994856 gene encoding protein PHR1-LIKE 3-like isoform X1, producing MYSAIHSLPLDVQGSLDGTNLPGDACLVLTSDPKPRLRWTAELHERFVDAVTQLGGPDKATPKTIMRTMGVKGLTLYHLKSHLQKYRLGKQSCKESTESSKDASCIAESQDTGSSSPSSRMMAQDLNDGYQVTEALRVQMEVQRRLHEQLEVQRRLQLRIEAQGKYLQSILEKACKALNDQAAATAGLEAAREELSELAIKVSNECQGLAPLETIKVPSLCDIAAALENSNASNLPARIGDCSVESCLTSTGSPVSPMGMGSQAAALKKRPRTFFGNGDSLPLEGNMRQDVEWMMANIG from the exons ATGTATTCGGCCATTCACTCGCTCCCACTGGATGTGCAGGGATCTCTGGACGGTACGAACCTACCGGGTGATGCTTGCTTGGTTCTCACTTCGGATCCAAAGCCCCGACTCCGTTGGACTGCGGAGCTCCACGAGAGGTTCGTCGACGCTGTGACCCAGCTCGGCGGCCCTGACA AAGCAACACCTAAGACTATTATGAGAACAATGGGAGTTAAAGGGCTCACCCTATATCACTTGAAATCACATCTTCAG AAGTATCGCTTGGGGAAGCAATCTTGCAAGGAGTCGACTGAAAGCTCTAAGGATG CTTCGTGCATTGCAGAGAGTCAGGACACTGgttcatcatcaccatcatcaagAATGATGGCACAAGATCTGAATGA TGGTTATCAAGTTACTGAGGCATTGCGAGTACAAATGGAAGTCCAACGAAGACTGCATGAGCAGCTCGAG GTGCAGCGCCGTCTACAACTCCGGATTGAAGCTCAAGGCAAATACCTGCAGTCAATACTTGAGAAGGCTTGTAAAGCCCTGAACGACCAGGCTGCTGCAACTGCTGGGCTTGAAGCTGCTAGAGAAGAGCTCTCTGAACTGGCAATTAAGGTTTCCAATGAATGTCAAGGATTGGCTCCCCTTGAAACCATAAAAGTGCCCTCATTGTGTGACATTGCTGCAGCCTTAGAGAACAGTAATGCTTCCAACCTGCCAGCTCGCATTGGTGACTGCTCTGTTGAAAGCTGCTTGACATCAACTGGAAGCCCAGTTTCTCCAATGGGTATGGGTTCGCAGGCTGCTGCCTTGAAGAAGAGACCAAGGACCTTTTTTGGCAATGGAGATTCGTTGCCCTTGGAGGGTAACATGCGGCAAGATGTAGAATGGATGATGGCTAATATTGGATGA
- the LOC115994856 gene encoding protein PHR1-LIKE 3-like isoform X2, translated as MRTMGVKGLTLYHLKSHLQKYRLGKQSCKESTESSKDASCIAESQDTGSSSPSSRMMAQDLNDGYQVTEALRVQMEVQRRLHEQLEVQRRLQLRIEAQGKYLQSILEKACKALNDQAAATAGLEAAREELSELAIKVSNECQGLAPLETIKVPSLCDIAAALENSNASNLPARIGDCSVESCLTSTGSPVSPMGMGSQAAALKKRPRTFFGNGDSLPLEGNMRQDVEWMMANIG; from the exons ATGAGAACAATGGGAGTTAAAGGGCTCACCCTATATCACTTGAAATCACATCTTCAG AAGTATCGCTTGGGGAAGCAATCTTGCAAGGAGTCGACTGAAAGCTCTAAGGATG CTTCGTGCATTGCAGAGAGTCAGGACACTGgttcatcatcaccatcatcaagAATGATGGCACAAGATCTGAATGA TGGTTATCAAGTTACTGAGGCATTGCGAGTACAAATGGAAGTCCAACGAAGACTGCATGAGCAGCTCGAG GTGCAGCGCCGTCTACAACTCCGGATTGAAGCTCAAGGCAAATACCTGCAGTCAATACTTGAGAAGGCTTGTAAAGCCCTGAACGACCAGGCTGCTGCAACTGCTGGGCTTGAAGCTGCTAGAGAAGAGCTCTCTGAACTGGCAATTAAGGTTTCCAATGAATGTCAAGGATTGGCTCCCCTTGAAACCATAAAAGTGCCCTCATTGTGTGACATTGCTGCAGCCTTAGAGAACAGTAATGCTTCCAACCTGCCAGCTCGCATTGGTGACTGCTCTGTTGAAAGCTGCTTGACATCAACTGGAAGCCCAGTTTCTCCAATGGGTATGGGTTCGCAGGCTGCTGCCTTGAAGAAGAGACCAAGGACCTTTTTTGGCAATGGAGATTCGTTGCCCTTGGAGGGTAACATGCGGCAAGATGTAGAATGGATGATGGCTAATATTGGATGA